One window of Oncorhynchus kisutch isolate 150728-3 linkage group LG25, Okis_V2, whole genome shotgun sequence genomic DNA carries:
- the LOC109870313 gene encoding MBT domain-containing protein 1 isoform X2 — MENTRNLAERTPRSERKRQDSFGMFDGYDSCSEESTSSSSSEDSEDEVPSIPASLPIIKNNGQVYTYPDGKAGMATCEMCGMVGVRDAFYSKTKRFCSVSCSRSYSSNSKKASIMARLQGKPPTKKAKVLQKQPLMAKLAAYAQYQASQQQQNLAKSKAVVPVECFDWGRYICSNNLVGAPVSCFKHVPMGMCWGDLAEGVRVEVLNSDTNLSTKVYWIAGIVKLAGFKALLRYEGFDNDTIRDFWCNLCVPEIHPVGWCASSGKPLVPPKSIQNKYSNWKAFLVKRLTGAKTLPPDFAAKVHENMQFPFKKLMRVEVVDKTHLCRTRVALVEQVIGGRLRLVYEESSDDFWCHMYSPLIHAIGWSRSIGHRFKRSDVSKKIDGQVDAPAPLFAKVKDVDQSGEWFKDGMKLEAIDPLNLSAICVATVRKVLADGYLMIAIDGSEAADGSDWFCYHSTSPSIFPAGFCGINNIELTPPRGYTKLPFKWFDYLRETSSIAAPVKLFNKDVPNHGFRQGMKLEAVDLMDPRLVCVATVTRIVHRLLRIHFDGWEDEYDQWVDCQSPDLYPVGWCQLTGYQLQPPAAQMAREIPPAVPKQKKKAQQYKGQKKKSLLRLKEEPAEVDEFTFSQGISDQESNGSGSYYIKQEP; from the exons ATGGAGAACACAAGGAATTTG GCTGAGCGCACCCCGCGTTCAGAGCGTAAGCGTCAGGACTCGTTCGGTATGTTTGACGGGTACGACAGCTGCAGTGAGGAGAGCACCAGTAGCTCCAGCTCGGAAGACAGTGAGGATGAGGTGCCCTCCATCCCTGCCAGCCTGCCCATCATCAAGAACAATGGACAGGTTTACACCTATCCCGACGGCAAGGCTGGCATGG CCACCTGTGAGATGTGTGGGATGGTTGGAGTGCGAGACGCCTTCTACTCCAAAACCAAACGCTTCTGCAGCGTCTCCTGCTCTAGAAGTTACTCCTCCAACTCTAAAAAAGCCAGTATAATGGCTAGACTCCAG GGTAAACCACCTACGAAAAAGGCCAAGGTGTTACAGAAACAGCCTCTCATGGCGAAGTTGGCAGCTTACGCCCAGTACCAAgcaagtcaacaacaacaaaacctgGCTAAATCAAAAGCAG TAGTTCCTGTTGAATGCTTTGACTGGGGCAGATACATCTGTAGCAATAACCTGGTTGGAGCACCAGTCAGCTGCTTCAAGCAC GTCCCTATGGGTATGTGCTGGGGAGACCTAGCTGAAGGAGTGAGGGTGGAGGTGCTCAACTCCGATACTAACCTCTCTACTAAAGTCTACTGGATAGCAGGGATCGTCAAACTTGCAG GGTTCAAGGCTCTGCTGCGGTACGAGGGTTTTGACAACGACACCATCAGGGACTTCTGGTGTAACCTCTGCGTTCCAGAGATCCACCCCGTGGGGTGGTGCGCCTCCAGTGGGAAACCCCTCGTACCTCCCAAAT CGATACAGAATAAGTACTCTAACTGGAAAGCTTTTCTTGTGAAGCGACTCACTGGAGCCAAGACACTGCCACCAGACTTTGCTGCTAAG GTCCATGAGAACATGCAGTTCCCTTTTAAGAAGCTGATGCGAGTGGAGGTGGTGGATAAGACGCACCTGTGCCGAACTCGGGTGGCTCTGGTGGAGCAGGTGATCGGGGGAAGGCTGAGGCTTGTCTACGAGGAGAGCTCCGACGACTTCTGGTGTCACATGTACTCCCCGCTCATACACGCCATCGGATGGTCACGGAGCATCGGACACCGCTTCAAACGATCCG ATGTGTCAAAGAAAATCGATGGTCAGGTGGACGCCCCCGCCCCGCTGTTTGCCAAG GTGAAGGATGTGGACCAGAGTGGTGAATGGTTCAAGGACGGGATGAAACTAGAGGCCATTGACCCTCTAAACCTCTCAGCTATATGTGTAGCCACTGTAAGAAAG GTGTTGGCAGACGGGTACCTCATGATTGCCATCGACGGGTCGGAGGCAGCTGATGGCTCAGACTGGTTTTGCTACCACTCcacttctccctccatcttccctgcTGGCTTCTGTGGAATAAACAACATTGAACTCACGCCCCCTAGAG GGTACACTAAACTGCCATTTAAATGGTTTGACTACCTCAGAGAAACGAGTTCAATAGCCGCTCCTGTGAAGCTCTTTAACAAG GATGTTCCAAACCACGGGTTCCGCCAGGGCATGAAGCTGGAGGCCGTGGACCTGATGGATCCCAGGCTGGTGTGTGTTGCCACAGTGACTCGGATCGTCCACCGCCTGTTGCGCATCCACTTTGACGGCTGGGAGGATGAGTACGACCAATGGGTGGACTGCcaatcacctgacctctaccCCGTGGGCTGGTGTCAGCTGACCGGCTACCAGCTACAGCCCCCCGCCGCACAGA TGGCCAGAGAAATCCCACCTGCTGTACCTAAGCAGAAGAAGAAAGCCCAACAGTACAAAGGCCAAAAGAAAA AGTCTCTGTTGCGTCTGAAGGAGGAGCCGGCTGAGGTAGATGAGTTCACCTTCTCCCAGGGCATCTCAGATCAGGAGAGCAACGGCTCGGGCAGCTACTACATCAAACAGGAGCCCTGA
- the LOC109870313 gene encoding MBT domain-containing protein 1 isoform X1, with protein sequence MENTRNLAERTPRSERKRQDSFGMFDGYDSCSEESTSSSSSEDSEDEVPSIPASLPIIKNNGQVYTYPDGKAGMATCEMCGMVGVRDAFYSKTKRFCSVSCSRSYSSNSKKASIMARLQGKPPTKKAKVLQKQPLMAKLAAYAQYQASQQQQNLAKSKAVVPVECFDWGRYICSNNLVGAPVSCFKHVPMGMCWGDLAEGVRVEVLNSDTNLSTKVYWIAGIVKLAGFKALLRYEGFDNDTIRDFWCNLCVPEIHPVGWCASSGKPLVPPKSIQNKYSNWKAFLVKRLTGAKTLPPDFAAKVHENMQFPFKKLMRVEVVDKTHLCRTRVALVEQVIGGRLRLVYEESSDDFWCHMYSPLIHAIGWSRSIGHRFKRSDVSKKIDGQVDAPAPLFAKVKDVDQSGEWFKDGMKLEAIDPLNLSAICVATVRKVLADGYLMIAIDGSEAADGSDWFCYHSTSPSIFPAGFCGINNIELTPPRGYTKLPFKWFDYLRETSSIAAPVKLFNKDVPNHGFRQGMKLEAVDLMDPRLVCVATVTRIVHRLLRIHFDGWEDEYDQWVDCQSPDLYPVGWCQLTGYQLQPPAAQMAREIPPAVPKQKKKAQQYKGQKKKRKIPVGRRPFSQAGRRRSLSGEEEEQSPPPYSSQGPTMVPRPRIHHHHHHTHKPESLLRLKEEPAEVDEFTFSQGISDQESNGSGSYYIKQEP encoded by the exons ATGGAGAACACAAGGAATTTG GCTGAGCGCACCCCGCGTTCAGAGCGTAAGCGTCAGGACTCGTTCGGTATGTTTGACGGGTACGACAGCTGCAGTGAGGAGAGCACCAGTAGCTCCAGCTCGGAAGACAGTGAGGATGAGGTGCCCTCCATCCCTGCCAGCCTGCCCATCATCAAGAACAATGGACAGGTTTACACCTATCCCGACGGCAAGGCTGGCATGG CCACCTGTGAGATGTGTGGGATGGTTGGAGTGCGAGACGCCTTCTACTCCAAAACCAAACGCTTCTGCAGCGTCTCCTGCTCTAGAAGTTACTCCTCCAACTCTAAAAAAGCCAGTATAATGGCTAGACTCCAG GGTAAACCACCTACGAAAAAGGCCAAGGTGTTACAGAAACAGCCTCTCATGGCGAAGTTGGCAGCTTACGCCCAGTACCAAgcaagtcaacaacaacaaaacctgGCTAAATCAAAAGCAG TAGTTCCTGTTGAATGCTTTGACTGGGGCAGATACATCTGTAGCAATAACCTGGTTGGAGCACCAGTCAGCTGCTTCAAGCAC GTCCCTATGGGTATGTGCTGGGGAGACCTAGCTGAAGGAGTGAGGGTGGAGGTGCTCAACTCCGATACTAACCTCTCTACTAAAGTCTACTGGATAGCAGGGATCGTCAAACTTGCAG GGTTCAAGGCTCTGCTGCGGTACGAGGGTTTTGACAACGACACCATCAGGGACTTCTGGTGTAACCTCTGCGTTCCAGAGATCCACCCCGTGGGGTGGTGCGCCTCCAGTGGGAAACCCCTCGTACCTCCCAAAT CGATACAGAATAAGTACTCTAACTGGAAAGCTTTTCTTGTGAAGCGACTCACTGGAGCCAAGACACTGCCACCAGACTTTGCTGCTAAG GTCCATGAGAACATGCAGTTCCCTTTTAAGAAGCTGATGCGAGTGGAGGTGGTGGATAAGACGCACCTGTGCCGAACTCGGGTGGCTCTGGTGGAGCAGGTGATCGGGGGAAGGCTGAGGCTTGTCTACGAGGAGAGCTCCGACGACTTCTGGTGTCACATGTACTCCCCGCTCATACACGCCATCGGATGGTCACGGAGCATCGGACACCGCTTCAAACGATCCG ATGTGTCAAAGAAAATCGATGGTCAGGTGGACGCCCCCGCCCCGCTGTTTGCCAAG GTGAAGGATGTGGACCAGAGTGGTGAATGGTTCAAGGACGGGATGAAACTAGAGGCCATTGACCCTCTAAACCTCTCAGCTATATGTGTAGCCACTGTAAGAAAG GTGTTGGCAGACGGGTACCTCATGATTGCCATCGACGGGTCGGAGGCAGCTGATGGCTCAGACTGGTTTTGCTACCACTCcacttctccctccatcttccctgcTGGCTTCTGTGGAATAAACAACATTGAACTCACGCCCCCTAGAG GGTACACTAAACTGCCATTTAAATGGTTTGACTACCTCAGAGAAACGAGTTCAATAGCCGCTCCTGTGAAGCTCTTTAACAAG GATGTTCCAAACCACGGGTTCCGCCAGGGCATGAAGCTGGAGGCCGTGGACCTGATGGATCCCAGGCTGGTGTGTGTTGCCACAGTGACTCGGATCGTCCACCGCCTGTTGCGCATCCACTTTGACGGCTGGGAGGATGAGTACGACCAATGGGTGGACTGCcaatcacctgacctctaccCCGTGGGCTGGTGTCAGCTGACCGGCTACCAGCTACAGCCCCCCGCCGCACAGA TGGCCAGAGAAATCCCACCTGCTGTACCTAAGCAGAAGAAGAAAGCCCAACAGTACAAAGGCCAAAAGAAAA AGCGGAAGATTCCGGTTGGTCGACGGCCCttcagtcaggcaggcaggaggaggagcctatcaggggaggaggaagagcagagtCCGCCCCCTTACTCCAGCCAGGGCCCCACTATGGTCCCCCGGCCCcgcatccaccaccaccaccaccacacccacaAACCAG AGTCTCTGTTGCGTCTGAAGGAGGAGCCGGCTGAGGTAGATGAGTTCACCTTCTCCCAGGGCATCTCAGATCAGGAGAGCAACGGCTCGGGCAGCTACTACATCAAACAGGAGCCCTGA